The sequence AGGCGGACTAGCCCCATTGGCTGAAGTACAGCTGACATCGGAGGGAATGCATCATGCCACTGTTTGAATTCAAATGCAAAGCCTGCGGCGACAAGTTTGAGGAGTTGGTCACCTCCAAGACCGAAGTCAAGTGTCCCAACTGCCACAGTGGAGAAGTTGGCAAGGTGGTCTCGACCTTTGGCTTTCGCTCTAGCGGTGGCGCTGCTGCTTCCGGGGGAGGATGCAGCAGCTGTGCCGGTGGAAGCTGCGCCAGCTGTCACTGAGACAGGTTAAATTGAGATATCGATCAGAAAGCCTCTCATGTATACGGATGGGGGGCTTTTTGCTTTGTGAGCCCCTGGATTTAGTATGACTTTCCCCAAGATGAAGGCCACAATAAAGGAGCCTCCCTGACTACATGCAGGGCAGCCCCTTTATTGTGGGCCTGACGGCCTGTCTAACCCAGTGAAGCCAACTTCCTTGTTCCGGCTTTCATCGCAGTGAGTACATCGGAAAAATCACGGAAGGGTAAGAAATCGATGCCCTTTTCCTGACAATACCGGGCTAAGCTGCTTTTGGCAAATAAGATATCGACGTGAGCGGCAGGGCACTCATCGGAAATTCCGTCACCTACATAGACAACCTGGACAGCGGGATCGGCCTTCACTTCCCTTACTCTGCTGAGCTTGCAGTTACCGCATTTGCCGCAGTCATCGGAGGCGTAGGGAAAGCGTATTGTCGCTCCTTCGGCGGTCATGTTAATCTCGTTGGAACGGAAGGGAATGTGGCTGAGGCCATACTTGTTCAGCATCAGTTTGACGTACAAATCCAGTCCATCGCTGACTATCTCCAGGGGATATCCCTGGTCTTGGCACCAGGCGGCAAATTCCGGAAAATGGGGATCAAGGGCCATTTCTTCGTCCACAAACTTCTCAACCACCTCTGCCGGTGTATTCCAATGCCGATAGATGGCCGGCAGGTATTGTCGGGACTTGGCGCCGGTAGCTAGGATCTCATCCTCAATTTGACGCCAATCTACCGGTGAGAATTTGTCAAGGATACATACCTGGACATCTTGCATTGCAGTGGTACCATCAAAATCCACAATGAACCAATATTTGCTTGGTGAGGTTGCCGCATCCTGCGCTGATTTGGGATTGATTTGCAATACCGTCTCCCCTTTCTCTTCCTGACGATGAGGACCTGATGACAGGAAACTCCCCTTCATCTTACCACATGCTAACGCTGGAAGAAAGAAAGTCTAAGTGTTGACCGATGTTAGTCGGGATAAGGCAGGAGATATTGGGAGCTGCCGAAGAATAGAGTTAAGAAATAATTGCTAAAGCAAACTTGAAATAACTATGCGCCAGAGGGAGGAGTCAGGGTGGATACAAGGCAGTTGCTGCGCGAGTTATCCGAGGGCACCGGTGTCTCCGGGTATGAATCCAAAGCCATCGATATTCTCCGCAACTATGCGGCGGATATAGCCGATGAGATTCGAGAAGACCCTTTGGGAAACTTGCTCATCTTGAAGAAGGGCAGTGGGAATCAGCCCAGGCCCAAGGTAATGTTGGCCGCCCATATTGATGAAATAGGCTTAGTGGTGACTAAGGTGGAATCCGGTGGGTTTCTCCGCTTTGCTCCCATGGGTGGTGTTGATCAGAGGGTGCTTCCGGGGCAGGAGGTCATTGTCCATGGGCGCCGGGATCTAAAGGGAGTCATTGGTGCAAAGCCACCCCATGTCCAATCGCCCGGAGAATCCAACGAAGCATACAAGATGGAAGATCTGTACATTGACCTAGGGATGAGCACTGAAAAGGCCAATGAGCTGGTGGCTGTAGGCGATATAGTGACCTTCGCCCGAGAGATGATTGACTTGCAGAACCAGCGTCTGGCAGGTAAAGCGATAGACGACCGATCCGGGGTCGCGATGATGATGGAAGCCTTGCGTCATCTGCAGTATATGGACCATGTTTGTGACGTTTATGCCGTGGCCACAGTGCAGGAGGAAGTCGGTTTGCGGGGAGCCACCGTGGGAACCTACGGAATTGTCCCTGACTTGGGGATTGCCATCGATGTCGGACACGGTGATATGGTGGGAGTGCCTAAGGCTGATACCATACCCTTGGGCAAGGGTCCAGGAATTGGCTACGGTCCCCACGTTCACCCCAGAATCTTTGACAAGCTGGTGGAGATTGCCAAGGAATGGAATATTGACTACTCCGTGGAAGTTTCCAACCGCCCGGGGGGAACCGATGCCTTTGCCATTCAGGTAAGCCGGGCAGGGGTTCCAACGGTGTTACTCTCCCTCCCACTGAGATACATGCATACTCCGGTGGAGACCTTAGACTGGAAGGATGTGGAGGCCGGAGGACGTCTCTTGGCCCTGTTTATCTCACAGATTACGTCAGACTGGGTGGAGGGATTGCGATGCTTTTAAAGCGACTATGTGAAGCACCGGGGGTTCCCGGTCGAGAGGATGCTGTCAGGGATCTTATCCGGGCAGAAGTGTCGCCTTTGGTCGACGAAGTATTTACCGATGCCCTGGGTAATCTCTTCGCCCATAAGAAGGGTAAGGGCCCGAAGGTGATGCTCGCTGCCCATATGGACGAAGTGGGGTTTATCATCACCTCCATCGAGGACAACGGCAGCCTGGGCTTTAAGACTCTTGGGGGGATCGATCCCAGGGTGATGGTGGCCAAGTCAGTAGCCGTTGGTGCCGAGGGTATCCCCGGGGTGATCGGAGCCAAGCCCATTCACCTGCAGCAACCCGACGAGCGCCGCAAACCGATTCCGCTGTCACAGATGTTTATTGACATCGGGGCTAAGGATCGGGCTGAAGCAGAAGGGCTCGTTAAGTTAGGGGACTTTGCCGTTTTTACCACCAAGTTTGAGGAGTTCGGAGAGGACAGCTGGAAGGGTAAAGCCTTCGATGATCGGGTTGGCTGTTCTGTGTTGATTGAAGCGCTGCGGCAGGACTATGATCTCGATTTGTACGCGGTGTTTACCGTCCAAGAAGAAGTGGGTCTGCGGGGTGCGGGAGTGGCAGCTTACCAAGTCAACCCCGATGTAGCTTTGGTGGTGGAGGGTACCACAGCCTCAGACGTTCCGGGGATTCCCGCCCATCGACACGCTACCACCGTGGGAGAGGGTCCAGCCCTGACAATGATTGATCGAACGGCTATTGCCTCCAAGCCGGTACAGACTCGCTTGTGGGAGGTGGCCAAGGCCAAGGGGATCAAGTGTCAGCACCGGCGGTTCACCAGCGGTGGCACCGACGCCGGAGCGATTCACCTGGCCCGGGAAGGAATTCCTACCGCCACGGCAGCCTTGCCCTGTCGATACATCCATTCCCCGGTTTCCGTGGTGAATAAGAGGGATTACCAGGGCTTGGAAAAGCTGGTGGTGGAGTTCTTGCGCAGTATTGAGACCGACGGTATTCCGCAATAAGCCCAGTGAAGGAGGTGAACGCACGAAGGCGTTGCTGACAAGGAGCGCTTTTGTGCGATAACATGAAAGAACTAATTAGACGGCTAGTTGAGTCCTTTGGACCGGCGGGTTGCGAGGGTCCGATTCGACGGGTAATCGAAGAAGAGATTCGACCCTATGTCGATGAGATTAGAATTGACAAGATGGGTAACCTCATTGCCACCAAAAAGGGTAACGGCGAAGGCAAAAGGATCATGCTGTCGGCCCACATGGACGAAATTGGCGTTATCGTCACCCACATCGACGAAAAGGGATTCCTGCGCTTTTCCAACATCGGCGGCTTGTCTGCCTTAACCCTTTTGGGGCAAAGAATTGTTTTTGAAAACGGCACCCTAGGTGTCGTTGGCAGAGAGAAGTTAGACAGCGTCAAGGACCTGACTTTAGAGAAGATGTTTATCGATATTGGCTGTGCTACCCAAGCAGAAGCAGAGGCCAAGGTTAGCATTGGTGACATCGGCGCGGTGCAGCGGGAGATGATGGATTTTGGCGACAATATCGTTGCCAAGAGCCTCGACGACCGCATTGGCTGTGCGGTGCTAATCGAAGTTGCCAAGCAGCTGGAGGCACCGGAGAATGACCTATTCTTTGTCTTCTCCGTACAAGAAGAGGTCGGCTGTCGTGGAGCACAGGTGGCGGCCTATGCCCTGGAGCCGGACTTAGGCATCGCTGTGGACGTAACCGCTACGGGAGACACGCCCGAGGCTGCG is a genomic window of Bacillota bacterium containing:
- a CDS encoding zinc ribbon domain-containing protein codes for the protein MPLFEFKCKACGDKFEELVTSKTEVKCPNCHSGEVGKVVSTFGFRSSGGAAASGGGCSSCAGGSCASCH
- a CDS encoding M42 family metallopeptidase, with translation MDTRQLLRELSEGTGVSGYESKAIDILRNYAADIADEIREDPLGNLLILKKGSGNQPRPKVMLAAHIDEIGLVVTKVESGGFLRFAPMGGVDQRVLPGQEVIVHGRRDLKGVIGAKPPHVQSPGESNEAYKMEDLYIDLGMSTEKANELVAVGDIVTFAREMIDLQNQRLAGKAIDDRSGVAMMMEALRHLQYMDHVCDVYAVATVQEEVGLRGATVGTYGIVPDLGIAIDVGHGDMVGVPKADTIPLGKGPGIGYGPHVHPRIFDKLVEIAKEWNIDYSVEVSNRPGGTDAFAIQVSRAGVPTVLLSLPLRYMHTPVETLDWKDVEAGGRLLALFISQITSDWVEGLRCF
- a CDS encoding MtnX-like HAD-IB family phosphatase, translated to MQINPKSAQDAATSPSKYWFIVDFDGTTAMQDVQVCILDKFSPVDWRQIEDEILATGAKSRQYLPAIYRHWNTPAEVVEKFVDEEMALDPHFPEFAAWCQDQGYPLEIVSDGLDLYVKLMLNKYGLSHIPFRSNEINMTAEGATIRFPYASDDCGKCGNCKLSRVREVKADPAVQVVYVGDGISDECPAAHVDILFAKSSLARYCQEKGIDFLPFRDFSDVLTAMKAGTRKLASLG
- a CDS encoding M42 family metallopeptidase, with the translated sequence MKELIRRLVESFGPAGCEGPIRRVIEEEIRPYVDEIRIDKMGNLIATKKGNGEGKRIMLSAHMDEIGVIVTHIDEKGFLRFSNIGGLSALTLLGQRIVFENGTLGVVGREKLDSVKDLTLEKMFIDIGCATQAEAEAKVSIGDIGAVQREMMDFGDNIVAKSLDDRIGCAVLIEVAKQLEAPENDLFFVFSVQEEVGCRGAQVAAYALEPDLGIAVDVTATGDTPEAARMEVGLGKGTAIKVKDRSLVTHPAVKQMMVDLAREFDIKYQMEVLEFGGTDAGAIHLTRAGVPSGVVSIPCRYVHSPSEMVSMTDVNASVSLIKAIVEADLSRWI
- a CDS encoding M42 family metallopeptidase, whose amino-acid sequence is MLLKRLCEAPGVPGREDAVRDLIRAEVSPLVDEVFTDALGNLFAHKKGKGPKVMLAAHMDEVGFIITSIEDNGSLGFKTLGGIDPRVMVAKSVAVGAEGIPGVIGAKPIHLQQPDERRKPIPLSQMFIDIGAKDRAEAEGLVKLGDFAVFTTKFEEFGEDSWKGKAFDDRVGCSVLIEALRQDYDLDLYAVFTVQEEVGLRGAGVAAYQVNPDVALVVEGTTASDVPGIPAHRHATTVGEGPALTMIDRTAIASKPVQTRLWEVAKAKGIKCQHRRFTSGGTDAGAIHLAREGIPTATAALPCRYIHSPVSVVNKRDYQGLEKLVVEFLRSIETDGIPQ